A single genomic interval of Cupriavidus sp. MP-37 harbors:
- the lipB gene encoding lipoyl(octanoyl) transferase LipB translates to MHPIQVIERGREDYQPCFDAMRAFTAARTPETPDQVWLVEHPPVYTLGQAGDPAHLLAPDERIPVVQIDRGGQITYHGPGQVVAYLLLDLRRRKLMVRELVHGIEQAVLDTLAAYNLAAERKPGAPGIYLSGGPHQGAKIAALGLKIRNGCSYHGVSLNVQMDLSPFLRINPCGYAGLETVDMATAGATCPVADADGAPVPVTAATQPEIAQRLAAALCEVLAVHEARVLAAEEPAAPALAS, encoded by the coding sequence ATGCATCCGATTCAAGTCATCGAACGCGGCCGCGAGGACTATCAGCCGTGTTTCGACGCGATGCGCGCCTTCACCGCCGCACGCACTCCCGAGACGCCCGACCAGGTCTGGCTGGTCGAGCATCCGCCGGTCTACACGTTGGGCCAGGCGGGCGACCCCGCGCACCTGCTGGCGCCGGACGAGCGGATCCCGGTGGTCCAGATCGATCGTGGCGGGCAGATCACTTACCACGGTCCGGGACAGGTCGTGGCTTACCTTTTGCTCGACCTGCGCCGCCGCAAGCTGATGGTGCGCGAGCTGGTGCACGGCATCGAGCAGGCCGTGCTCGACACGCTCGCGGCGTATAATCTCGCAGCCGAACGCAAGCCCGGCGCCCCCGGCATCTACCTGTCCGGCGGGCCGCACCAGGGCGCCAAGATTGCGGCGCTCGGCCTCAAGATCCGCAACGGCTGCAGCTACCACGGTGTCAGCCTCAACGTGCAGATGGACCTGTCGCCGTTCCTGCGCATCAATCCCTGCGGCTATGCCGGACTGGAAACGGTCGACATGGCCACTGCGGGAGCCACCTGTCCGGTGGCGGATGCAGACGGCGCGCCGGTGCCCGTGACCGCGGCAACACAACCCGAGATCGCACAACGCCTGGCGGCTGCATTGTGCGAGGTGCTGGCAGTGCACGAGGCTCGCGTGCTGGCGGCTGAAGAACCCGCCGCCCCGGCCCTGGCCTCCTAG
- the lipA gene encoding lipoyl synthase, with translation MSDALIAPIASSSEAPQSPAEQYDPTRKQKSADKTARIPIKIVPAEKLKKPDWIRVKAATGNSRFYEIKDILRANNLVTVCEEASCPNIGECFGKGTATFMIMGDKCTRRCPFCDVGHGRPDPLDVNEPGNLARTIAQLKLNYVVITSVDRDDLRDGGAQHYVDCISQTRELSPDTRIEVLVPDFRGRLDKALDILQACPPDVMNHNMETVPRLYKQARPGADYAHSLKLLQEFKRRNPNVPTKSGLMVGLGETDEEILEVMRDMRAHDIDMLTIGQYLAPSNHHLPVLRYVHPDTFKMFEDEAYKMGFTHAAVGAMVRSSYHADQQAHQAGFA, from the coding sequence ATGAGCGACGCACTGATCGCCCCGATCGCATCTTCCAGCGAAGCCCCGCAATCCCCCGCGGAGCAGTACGACCCGACCCGCAAGCAGAAGTCGGCCGACAAGACCGCGCGCATCCCCATCAAGATCGTGCCGGCCGAGAAGCTCAAGAAGCCGGACTGGATCCGCGTGAAGGCCGCCACCGGCAATTCGCGTTTCTATGAGATCAAGGACATCCTGCGCGCCAACAACCTGGTGACGGTGTGCGAGGAAGCCAGCTGCCCGAATATCGGCGAATGCTTCGGCAAGGGCACCGCCACCTTCATGATCATGGGCGACAAGTGCACGCGCCGCTGCCCCTTCTGCGACGTCGGCCACGGGCGTCCGGACCCGCTCGATGTGAACGAGCCCGGCAACCTGGCGCGCACCATCGCCCAGCTCAAGCTGAACTACGTGGTGATCACCAGCGTCGACCGCGATGACCTGCGCGACGGCGGCGCCCAGCACTATGTCGACTGCATCTCGCAGACCCGCGAGCTGTCGCCCGACACCCGCATCGAAGTGCTGGTGCCCGACTTCCGCGGCCGCCTCGACAAGGCGCTGGACATCCTGCAGGCGTGCCCGCCCGACGTGATGAACCACAACATGGAAACCGTACCGCGCCTGTACAAGCAGGCCCGCCCGGGCGCCGACTATGCGCACTCGCTCAAGCTGCTGCAGGAATTCAAGCGCCGCAATCCCAACGTGCCGACCAAGTCCGGCCTGATGGTCGGCCTGGGCGAGACCGACGAGGAAATCCTGGAAGTCATGCGCGACATGCGCGCGCACGACATCGACATGCTGACCATCGGCCAGTACCTGGCGCCGTCGAACCACCACCTGCCGGTACTGCGCTACGTGCATCCCGACACCTTCAAGATGTTCGAGGACGAGGCCTACAAGATGGGCTTCACCCACGCTGCCGTGGGGGCGATGGTGCGCAGTTCGTACCATGCCGACCAGCAGGCGCATCAGGCGGGGTTTGCCTGA
- a CDS encoding type II toxin-antitoxin system ParD family antitoxin, translating into MRTTQQLSVTLPTEMAQAVKDKVRSGEYASESEVIRDGLRALLARDRAVDAWLLQQVGPAYDALQADPSRAVSADDVRARLAARQAGKTKAR; encoded by the coding sequence ATGCGAACCACTCAACAATTGAGCGTAACGCTGCCGACCGAGATGGCTCAGGCGGTCAAGGACAAGGTGCGGTCGGGCGAATACGCCAGTGAAAGCGAGGTCATTCGCGATGGCCTGCGCGCGTTGCTCGCGCGCGACCGGGCCGTGGACGCGTGGCTGCTGCAGCAGGTCGGCCCGGCCTATGATGCGCTTCAGGCTGATCCGTCCCGGGCCGTGAGCGCAGATGACGTTCGCGCCCGTCTGGCTGCCAGACAGGCTGGGAAAACCAAAGCCCGATGA
- the pxpB gene encoding 5-oxoprolinase subunit PxpB: protein MNCTVHRLAEQALLYSVAPPASLAVQRRIWAMAARAADWRGVVDVVPGMNNLTVIFDGSADVDALERNLKLAWASGEARSATGKLVEIPVRYGGEHGPDLGDVAAHTGLTPQEVVRRHAAGEYVVYFLGFQPGFAYMGGLAPELATPRRREPRVAVPAGSVGIGGEQTGIYPAVLPGGWQLIGRTDAELFVADRDPPSLFAPGDTVRFVAEEISA from the coding sequence ATGAACTGCACCGTCCACCGACTCGCCGAGCAGGCGCTGCTGTACAGCGTCGCGCCGCCCGCATCGCTGGCCGTCCAGCGCCGGATCTGGGCCATGGCCGCGCGTGCCGCGGACTGGCGTGGCGTGGTCGACGTGGTGCCGGGCATGAACAACCTGACCGTGATCTTCGACGGCAGTGCCGACGTCGACGCGCTCGAGCGCAACCTGAAGCTGGCGTGGGCCTCGGGCGAGGCGCGCAGCGCGACCGGCAAGCTGGTCGAGATCCCGGTGCGCTACGGCGGCGAGCATGGCCCGGACCTGGGCGATGTCGCCGCGCATACCGGCCTGACGCCGCAGGAAGTGGTGCGCCGCCACGCGGCGGGCGAGTACGTGGTCTATTTCCTCGGCTTCCAGCCCGGCTTTGCCTATATGGGCGGGCTGGCGCCGGAACTGGCCACGCCGCGCCGGCGCGAGCCGCGGGTGGCGGTGCCGGCGGGCTCGGTCGGCATCGGCGGCGAGCAGACCGGCATCTATCCGGCGGTGCTGCCGGGCGGCTGGCAGCTGATCGGGCGCACCGACGCCGAACTCTTCGTGGCGGACCGCGATCCGCCGTCCCTGTTCGCGCCCGGCGATACCGTGCGCTTTGTCGCCGAGGAAATCAGCGCGTGA
- a CDS encoding biotin-dependent carboxyltransferase family protein: MIEILRPGALASVQDLGRTGFRRFGVGRCGAMDMLAVEVGNRLLGNAPGCAAIEFTLGRAAVRFHADLRVALAGAECGANLDGVPVWSWHAFDAHKGETLTLPSTRGGTRVYLCVAGGIAVEPVMGSRSTDLKSGFGGLGGRALQEGDRLPAGRPGLEAESDWIGVQAPAWALPAGVEGKATVIRMLPGPEYDDFDAASQAALWQADWTVTPNSNRMGLRLNGPALARRPERSADLLSHGVVPGVMQVPPAGQPIALMADAQTTGGYPKIGVVIGADLWRLAQVPLGAPVRFVQVTLAQAQAAQDELARYLRQIEQALRWQGDGMPIAARRRARTRAAA; the protein is encoded by the coding sequence GTGATCGAGATCCTTCGTCCCGGCGCGCTCGCCTCGGTGCAGGACCTGGGCCGTACCGGCTTCCGCCGTTTTGGCGTGGGCCGCTGCGGCGCCATGGACATGCTGGCGGTCGAAGTCGGCAACCGCCTGCTTGGCAATGCACCCGGCTGCGCCGCCATTGAATTCACGCTCGGCCGCGCCGCGGTGCGCTTCCATGCCGATCTGCGCGTGGCCCTGGCCGGCGCCGAATGCGGCGCCAACCTCGACGGCGTGCCGGTGTGGTCGTGGCATGCGTTCGACGCGCACAAGGGCGAGACCCTGACGCTGCCGTCGACACGCGGCGGCACGCGCGTGTACCTGTGCGTGGCGGGCGGCATTGCGGTAGAGCCGGTGATGGGCTCGCGCAGCACCGACCTGAAGTCCGGTTTCGGCGGGCTGGGCGGCCGCGCGCTGCAGGAGGGTGACCGCCTGCCCGCGGGGCGGCCGGGGCTGGAGGCCGAGTCTGACTGGATCGGCGTGCAGGCGCCGGCGTGGGCGCTGCCCGCCGGGGTCGAAGGCAAGGCCACGGTGATCCGCATGCTGCCGGGTCCGGAATACGATGACTTCGACGCGGCCTCGCAGGCCGCGCTGTGGCAGGCCGACTGGACCGTCACGCCCAACAGCAACCGCATGGGCCTGCGCCTGAACGGGCCGGCGCTGGCGCGGCGCCCCGAGCGCAGCGCCGACCTGCTGTCGCACGGCGTGGTGCCAGGCGTGATGCAGGTGCCGCCGGCGGGCCAGCCGATCGCGCTGATGGCCGATGCGCAGACCACCGGCGGCTATCCCAAGATCGGCGTGGTGATCGGCGCCGACCTGTGGCGGCTGGCGCAGGTGCCGCTGGGCGCGCCGGTGCGCTTCGTGCAGGTCACGCTGGCGCAGGCACAGGCCGCGCAGGATGAGCTGGCCCGCTACCTGCGCCAGATCGAGCAGGCGCTGCGGTGGCAGGGCGATGGCATGCCCATCGCCGCGCGCCGGCGCGCGCGCACGCGCGCGGCAGCATAA
- the pxpA gene encoding 5-oxoprolinase subunit PxpA: MQIDLNADLGEGCGNDEALLALISSANIACGWHAGDAATMVQTVRWALARGVAIGAHPSYPDRENFGRTEMQRDPEHVYADVLYQIGALAAIVRAQGGVLHHVKPHGALYNQAVRDPALARAIVRAVRDFDPDLVFFGLAGSQMIDVAKEAGLRVRQEVFADRGYNPDGTLVKRGTPGALHDDEEVALDQTLTMVREQRVRAIDGTWVPIQAETVCLHGDGAHALAFARRIRERLGAEGIAIRAGD; encoded by the coding sequence ATGCAGATCGATTTGAACGCGGATCTTGGCGAAGGCTGTGGCAATGACGAGGCGCTGCTGGCGCTGATCAGCTCGGCCAATATCGCCTGCGGCTGGCACGCGGGCGACGCCGCCACCATGGTGCAGACGGTGCGCTGGGCGCTCGCGCGCGGCGTGGCGATCGGCGCGCACCCGAGCTACCCCGACCGCGAGAACTTCGGCCGCACCGAGATGCAGCGCGACCCGGAACACGTCTACGCCGACGTGCTGTACCAGATCGGCGCGCTCGCCGCCATCGTGCGCGCGCAGGGCGGCGTGCTGCATCACGTCAAGCCGCATGGCGCGCTGTACAACCAGGCCGTGCGCGACCCGGCGCTGGCGCGCGCGATCGTGCGCGCGGTGCGCGACTTCGACCCCGACCTGGTGTTCTTCGGCCTGGCCGGCAGCCAGATGATCGACGTGGCGAAGGAGGCCGGCCTGCGCGTCAGGCAGGAGGTCTTCGCCGACCGCGGCTACAACCCCGATGGCACGCTGGTCAAGCGCGGCACGCCCGGCGCGCTGCACGACGACGAGGAAGTTGCCCTGGACCAGACCCTGACCATGGTGCGCGAGCAGCGCGTGCGCGCCATCGACGGCACCTGGGTACCGATTCAGGCCGAAACCGTGTGTCTGCACGGCGACGGCGCCCACGCGCTGGCCTTTGCGCGCCGCATCCGGGAACGGCTGGGCGCAGAAGGCATCGCGATCCGCGCCGGCGACTGA
- a CDS encoding DUF969 domain-containing protein: MEQAVNLWPLVGVGVIIVGFVLRFNPMLVVVLAALATGLAAPMPLMQIFAAIGTAFVKARNLPLIILLPLAVIGLLERHGLREHAQAWIARIASATVGRLLIVYLGVRELTAAIGLTSLGGHPQMVRPLLAPMAEGAAESRFGHLPEPVRQRVLAFCAATDNVGLFFGEDIFVAFGAIALMHTFLLSSNIEVEPLHIAVWGIPTAICAFLIHAVRLKRLDGWLERELGPNGARAARGARAAVPAQSAE, translated from the coding sequence ATGGAACAGGCAGTCAATCTCTGGCCCCTTGTCGGGGTGGGCGTCATCATCGTCGGCTTCGTGCTGCGCTTCAATCCCATGCTGGTGGTGGTGCTCGCCGCGCTGGCCACCGGGCTGGCCGCGCCGATGCCGCTGATGCAGATCTTCGCCGCGATCGGCACCGCCTTCGTCAAGGCGCGCAACCTGCCGCTGATCATCCTGCTGCCGCTGGCCGTGATCGGCCTGCTCGAGCGCCACGGGCTGCGCGAGCACGCGCAGGCGTGGATCGCGCGCATCGCCTCGGCCACGGTCGGGCGCCTGCTGATCGTCTACCTGGGCGTGCGCGAGCTGACCGCGGCGATCGGCCTGACCAGCCTCGGCGGCCATCCGCAGATGGTGCGCCCGCTGCTGGCGCCGATGGCCGAGGGCGCGGCCGAAAGCCGCTTCGGCCACCTGCCCGAGCCGGTGCGCCAGCGCGTGCTGGCGTTCTGCGCCGCCACCGACAACGTCGGCCTGTTCTTCGGCGAGGACATCTTCGTCGCGTTCGGCGCGATCGCGCTGATGCATACCTTCCTGCTGTCGTCGAATATCGAGGTCGAGCCGCTGCATATCGCCGTGTGGGGCATCCCCACCGCGATCTGCGCCTTCCTGATCCATGCCGTGCGCCTCAAGCGCCTGGACGGCTGGCTCGAGCGCGAGCTGGGCCCGAACGGCGCCCGTGCCGCCCGTGGCGCCCGCGCCGCCGTGCCTGCACAGAGCGCCGAGTAA
- a CDS encoding DUF979 domain-containing protein, with amino-acid sequence MIISIEYLYWLAGLVLAITALMTFTDRAHPRRLSTGLFWLLYAIVFLVGDRLPPAAVGIGAVVMALIAGFGGVGHGKHDSLPEAERRASASRLGNRLFIPALLIPLVTVIGTMLFKDVKLAGVPLLDPKNVTFVSLGIGCLVSLAVVCWLTRDTVAQGLRESRRLTESLGWALVLPQMLAMLGLVFADAGVGKAVAHLTTAYINLDYKLVAVAVYCVGMALFTVIMGNGFAAFPVMTGGVGVPILVGMFGGNPAVMAAIGMFSGYCGTLMTPMAANFNIVPAALLELDDKNAVIRAQVPTALAILAANIVLLYWLM; translated from the coding sequence ATGATTATTTCGATCGAATATCTCTACTGGCTCGCCGGCCTGGTGCTGGCCATCACCGCGCTGATGACCTTCACCGACCGCGCGCATCCGCGCCGCCTCAGCACCGGCCTGTTCTGGCTGCTGTACGCGATCGTGTTCCTGGTCGGCGACCGGCTGCCGCCGGCGGCGGTCGGCATCGGCGCGGTGGTGATGGCGCTGATCGCCGGCTTCGGCGGCGTCGGCCACGGCAAGCACGACAGCCTGCCCGAGGCAGAGCGCCGCGCCAGCGCGAGCCGCCTCGGCAACCGGCTGTTCATCCCGGCGCTGCTGATCCCGCTGGTGACCGTGATCGGCACCATGCTGTTCAAGGACGTCAAGCTGGCCGGCGTGCCGCTGCTCGATCCCAAGAACGTGACCTTCGTTTCGCTGGGGATCGGCTGCCTGGTCTCGCTGGCGGTGGTGTGCTGGCTCACGCGCGACACCGTGGCGCAGGGCCTGCGCGAATCGCGCCGGCTGACCGAGTCGCTGGGCTGGGCGCTGGTGCTGCCGCAGATGCTGGCGATGCTGGGGCTGGTGTTTGCCGACGCGGGCGTGGGCAAGGCGGTGGCGCACCTGACCACTGCCTATATCAACCTGGACTACAAGCTGGTGGCAGTGGCGGTCTATTGCGTCGGCATGGCGCTGTTCACGGTGATCATGGGCAATGGCTTCGCCGCCTTCCCGGTGATGACCGGCGGCGTCGGCGTGCCCATCCTGGTCGGCATGTTCGGCGGCAATCCTGCGGTGATGGCGGCGATCGGCATGTTCTCGGGCTATTGCGGGACGCTGATGACGCCGATGGCCGCCAACTTCAATATCGTGCCGGCGGCGCTGCTGGAACTCGACGACAAGAACGCCGTGATCCGCGCGCAAGTGCCGACCGCGCTGGCGATCCTGGCGGCCAATATCGTGCTGCTGTACTGGCTGATGTAA
- the pcp gene encoding pyroglutamyl-peptidase I translates to MPTVLLTGFEPFEDEPINPSWEAVRALDGERVGDAMIVARQLPCVFGAAIAAIGELLDALRPTLVIAVGQAGGRAEISVERVAINVDDARIADNAGAQPIDTAIVADGPAAYFATLPIKAMVRDMRAAGVPASVSQSAGTFVCNHVFYGLMHRLARQPDGAVRGGFIHIPYLPEQAARHPGQPSLAHETLVKGLRTAVATALSTRTDVREQGGQLH, encoded by the coding sequence ATGCCTACCGTGCTGCTGACCGGCTTCGAGCCGTTCGAGGATGAACCGATCAACCCGTCGTGGGAAGCCGTGCGCGCGCTCGACGGCGAACGCGTCGGCGACGCGATGATCGTCGCGCGCCAGCTGCCGTGCGTGTTCGGCGCGGCGATCGCCGCGATCGGCGAACTGCTCGACGCGCTGCGGCCGACGCTGGTGATCGCCGTCGGCCAGGCCGGCGGACGCGCCGAGATCTCGGTCGAGCGCGTGGCGATCAATGTCGACGATGCGCGCATCGCCGACAATGCCGGCGCCCAGCCGATCGACACCGCCATCGTCGCCGACGGCCCGGCGGCTTACTTTGCCACGCTGCCGATCAAGGCGATGGTGCGCGACATGCGCGCGGCCGGCGTGCCGGCGTCGGTGTCGCAGAGCGCCGGCACCTTCGTCTGCAACCATGTGTTCTACGGGCTGATGCACCGGCTCGCGCGGCAGCCGGACGGCGCGGTGCGCGGCGGCTTTATCCATATTCCGTACCTGCCCGAGCAAGCGGCACGCCATCCGGGCCAGCCGAGCCTGGCGCACGAGACGCTGGTGAAGGGCCTGCGCACCGCGGTGGCCACGGCGCTGTCGACCCGCACCGACGTGCGCGAGCAGGGCGGGCAGTTGCACTAG
- a CDS encoding VanZ family protein, giving the protein MEPAPPPLSAPPPAAVPTPPATAPQHSPLARVGLLCFTLLVVYASLYPFSGWIDNGISPFAFLSAPKPRYITSFDLLTNVLGYFPFGALVVLSLHPRVSGGRATLVALVAGALLSACMEAFQTWLPSRISSNIDLITNALGALLGGAVVAPFTRALIDDGRLTRLRHAWFEPHASFAIILLLLWPFAQVFPQEHLFGMGGIVREWLTDPESWPMQVLQMVFPQLEAWQDHIGLRPEDMQSQQLLESLVTASSWIGTGLFASIAMRRSAPMLRILVGLLAAALLLKATAAELQFPTESAFVWLSEGGRFALLTSSLVLALLLYLPRWLRTVLAMAALIVLVALTNVLPSNPYAWISEQGWRMGRFIHFNSLAQWLGWLWPFLAFCYVIWRFEQVSLRRHAMRKAAARREAAAANLQE; this is encoded by the coding sequence ATGGAGCCGGCTCCTCCGCCGCTCTCCGCGCCGCCGCCGGCGGCTGTGCCCACGCCACCCGCCACCGCGCCGCAGCACTCGCCGCTGGCGCGCGTGGGGCTGCTCTGCTTCACGCTGCTGGTGGTGTATGCCAGCCTGTACCCATTCTCCGGCTGGATCGACAACGGCATCTCGCCCTTTGCCTTTCTCAGCGCGCCCAAGCCCCGCTACATCACCAGCTTCGACCTGCTGACCAACGTGCTGGGGTATTTCCCGTTCGGCGCGCTGGTGGTGCTGTCGCTGCATCCGCGCGTGTCGGGCGGGCGCGCCACGCTGGTGGCGCTGGTCGCCGGGGCCTTGCTGTCGGCGTGCATGGAGGCGTTCCAGACCTGGCTGCCCAGCCGCATCTCGTCCAACATCGACCTGATCACCAATGCGCTCGGCGCGCTGCTCGGCGGCGCCGTGGTGGCGCCGTTCACGCGCGCGCTGATCGACGACGGCCGCCTGACCCGGCTGCGCCACGCGTGGTTCGAGCCGCATGCCAGCTTCGCCATCATCCTGCTGCTGCTGTGGCCGTTCGCGCAGGTGTTTCCGCAGGAGCACCTGTTCGGCATGGGCGGCATCGTGCGCGAATGGCTGACCGACCCGGAATCCTGGCCGATGCAGGTGCTGCAGATGGTGTTCCCGCAGCTGGAGGCGTGGCAGGACCATATCGGCCTGCGGCCCGAGGACATGCAGAGCCAGCAATTGCTGGAATCGCTGGTGACCGCCAGCAGCTGGATCGGCACCGGCCTGTTCGCCTCGATCGCGATGCGCCGCAGCGCGCCGATGCTGCGCATCCTGGTGGGGCTGCTGGCGGCGGCGCTGCTGCTCAAGGCCACCGCGGCCGAGCTGCAGTTTCCGACCGAAAGCGCCTTCGTCTGGCTGTCCGAAGGCGGACGCTTCGCGCTGCTGACCAGTTCGCTGGTGCTGGCGCTGCTGCTGTACCTGCCGCGCTGGCTGCGCACGGTGCTGGCGATGGCGGCGCTGATCGTGCTGGTGGCGCTGACCAACGTGCTGCCGTCCAATCCCTATGCGTGGATCTCGGAGCAAGGCTGGCGCATGGGCCGCTTCATCCACTTCAACAGCCTGGCGCAGTGGCTCGGCTGGCTATGGCCGTTCCTGGCGTTCTGCTATGTGATCTGGCGCTTCGAACAGGTCAGCCTGCGCCGCCATGCGATGAGGAAGGCCGCGGCACGGCGCGAGGCGGCCGCGGCCAACCTGCAGGAGTAA
- a CDS encoding ABC-type transport auxiliary lipoprotein family protein: MPRFLRSAPVRLRAALLLAAAALALSGCALTRGEPTITYDLGPAVAAPAAAGSGNPAPAPLPKLRVAQTDGPNWLEGNALFYRLQYAQAQRLQAYATQRWVMSPTRLFDERLREAVAARGTLGWSGDSSVPALKVDLLEFDQVFDSATTSEGVVRLRATVYRHGMLGQQTFEARRPAPSADGAGGVKALAEASDAVIAALLDWIGTLQLK, encoded by the coding sequence ATGCCACGCTTCCTGCGCTCCGCGCCCGTGCGCCTGCGCGCCGCCCTGCTGCTCGCCGCCGCCGCGCTGGCGCTGTCGGGCTGCGCGCTGACGCGCGGCGAGCCCACCATCACCTATGACCTCGGCCCGGCCGTGGCCGCGCCCGCGGCCGCCGGCAGCGGGAACCCTGCGCCCGCCCCGCTGCCCAAACTGCGCGTGGCGCAGACCGACGGGCCCAACTGGCTGGAAGGCAATGCCCTGTTCTACCGGCTGCAGTACGCGCAGGCCCAGCGCCTGCAGGCCTATGCCACGCAGCGCTGGGTGATGTCGCCTACGCGCCTGTTCGACGAGCGCCTGCGCGAGGCCGTGGCCGCGCGCGGCACGCTGGGCTGGTCCGGCGACAGCAGCGTGCCGGCGCTGAAGGTGGACCTGCTCGAGTTCGACCAGGTCTTCGACAGCGCCACCACCAGCGAGGGCGTGGTGCGGCTGCGCGCCACCGTGTACCGGCACGGCATGCTCGGCCAGCAGACCTTCGAGGCGCGCCGGCCCGCGCCCAGCGCCGATGGCGCCGGCGGCGTCAAGGCGCTGGCCGAAGCCAGCGATGCCGTGATTGCCGCGCTGCTCGACTGGATCGGCACGCTGCAGCTAAAGTAA
- a CDS encoding MlaD family protein has protein sequence MMENKSHAFLAGVFTIGLAVLVLFAIFWFSSDHAVRVPYDLITRSTVNGLGPQADVKYRGLAVGKVESIKFDPQVPGQIIVRVSVNQDTPITRTTYATLGFQGVTGIAYIQLDDSAAHDGTTGSPPLPTSPRAVARIAMRPGFFEELEKRGDSLLTQAETLMGSLNDMFQGANRDELMAAIRSVRKTAEDYSRLSDSLAPAAQRLPKVAENLNATLASTRRLTQELANPNGTVMRTVDSVGRDLQGAAASVQAAAGTFSEETLPQLNGLARDARQTARSFERAAGQFNESPSSVLFGAPAPTPGPGEPGFSAAP, from the coding sequence ATGATGGAAAACAAGTCCCACGCCTTCCTCGCCGGCGTGTTCACCATCGGCCTGGCCGTGCTGGTGCTGTTCGCGATCTTCTGGTTCAGCAGCGACCACGCGGTGCGCGTGCCGTACGACCTGATCACCCGCTCCACCGTCAACGGCCTGGGTCCGCAGGCCGACGTCAAGTACCGCGGGCTGGCGGTGGGCAAGGTCGAGTCGATCAAGTTCGATCCGCAGGTGCCGGGCCAGATCATCGTGCGCGTCAGCGTCAACCAGGATACCCCGATCACGCGCACCACCTACGCCACGCTGGGCTTCCAGGGCGTGACCGGGATCGCCTACATCCAGCTTGACGATTCCGCCGCGCACGACGGCACCACCGGCTCGCCGCCGTTGCCCACCTCGCCACGGGCGGTGGCGCGCATCGCCATGCGCCCCGGCTTCTTCGAGGAACTGGAAAAGCGCGGCGATTCGCTGCTGACCCAGGCCGAGACCCTGATGGGTTCGCTCAACGACATGTTCCAGGGGGCCAACCGCGACGAGCTGATGGCGGCGATCCGCTCGGTGCGCAAGACCGCCGAAGACTATTCGCGCCTGTCCGACTCGCTCGCACCGGCGGCGCAGCGCCTGCCGAAAGTGGCCGAGAATTTGAACGCGACGCTGGCATCGACCCGGCGCCTGACGCAGGAACTGGCCAACCCCAACGGCACCGTGATGCGCACCGTCGACAGCGTCGGGCGCGACCTGCAGGGCGCGGCCGCGTCGGTGCAGGCGGCGGCCGGCACCTTCAGCGAAGAGACCCTGCCGCAGCTCAATGGCCTCGCGCGCGACGCGCGCCAGACCGCGCGCAGCTTCGAGCGCGCCGCCGGCCAGTTCAACGAGAGCCCGAGCAGCGTGCTGTTCGGCGCGCCCGCGCCCACGCCAGGCCCGGGCGAACCGGGCTTCAGCGCCGCGCCATAG
- a CDS encoding ABC transporter ATP-binding protein: MNPPGAPQRAPDRTPVIEVRDLVKRFGKAVVHDHVNLDVYRGEVLSIVGGSGSGKTVLLRQIVGLERPTSGTIKVFGEDPARLAPAQLQALRSRWGLQFQRGALFSALSVIDNIALPLRELRALPDNLICQAALLKLQLVGLSARDADKMPSDLSGGMIKRVALARALSLEPELLFLDEPTAGLDPMASDDYVALIRELRRELGLTVVMITHDLDTLVALSDRVAVLADHKVIAAAPIPQVVKVEHPFIREYFLGERAQRALQALPQPGQPAAPPPGEA; this comes from the coding sequence ATGAATCCGCCAGGCGCGCCGCAACGCGCGCCCGACCGCACCCCGGTGATCGAGGTGCGCGACCTGGTCAAGCGCTTCGGCAAGGCGGTGGTGCACGACCATGTAAACCTCGACGTCTACCGCGGCGAGGTGCTGTCGATCGTCGGCGGCTCGGGCAGCGGCAAGACCGTGCTGCTGCGCCAGATCGTCGGGCTGGAGCGCCCCACCTCAGGCACCATCAAGGTCTTCGGCGAGGACCCGGCCCGGCTGGCGCCGGCGCAGCTGCAGGCGCTGCGCAGCCGCTGGGGTCTGCAGTTCCAGCGCGGCGCGCTGTTCTCGGCGCTGTCGGTGATCGACAATATCGCGCTGCCCCTGCGCGAACTGCGCGCGCTGCCCGACAATCTGATCTGCCAGGCGGCGCTACTCAAGCTGCAGCTGGTGGGGCTGTCCGCGCGCGATGCCGACAAGATGCCGTCGGACCTGTCCGGCGGCATGATCAAGCGCGTGGCGCTGGCGCGCGCGCTGTCGCTGGAACCCGAGCTGCTGTTCCTGGACGAACCCACTGCCGGCCTGGACCCGATGGCGTCCGACGACTACGTCGCGCTGATCCGCGAGCTGCGCCGCGAGCTGGGCCTGACCGTGGTCATGATCACGCACGACCTCGACACGCTGGTGGCGCTGTCCGACCGCGTCGCGGTGCTGGCCGACCACAAGGTGATCGCGGCCGCGCCGATCCCGCAGGTGGTGAAGGTGGAGCACCCCTTCATCCGCGAGTATTTCCTGGGCGAGCGCGCCCAGCGCGCCCTGCAGGCGCTGCCCCAGCCCGGGCAGCCCGCGGCGCCGCCCCCTGGAGAAGCATGA